One genomic region from Chthonomonas calidirosea T49 encodes:
- the rpmE gene encoding 50S ribosomal protein L31: MKEGIHPEYKPARVICQCGNTFETRSTKEVLRVEICSACHPFFTGKQKIVDTEGRVEKFLQKYKMKA, translated from the coding sequence ATGAAAGAGGGTATCCATCCGGAATATAAGCCGGCTCGTGTGATATGTCAGTGTGGGAACACCTTTGAGACCCGGTCTACCAAAGAGGTTCTGCGCGTGGAAATATGTTCTGCATGCCATCCCTTCTTCACGGGCAAGCAGAAGATTGTGGACACAGAGGGCCGAGTGGAGAAGTTCCTTCAGAAATATAAGATGAAGGCTTAA
- a CDS encoding DUF1385 domain-containing protein, with protein sequence MDKDACRLPPELFRYGGLAVPEGVMMRGRRYFAIACRLPDGTILVDKERLDSRWLYRLGNVNIPFVRGIFALLDTMTLGIRSLLFASQVQVKAAQGEGPIDKPQSIGSGAILATAILSFVFALLLFKALPTYLTQFFVRGPLSSEKAHLLNLCDGLIRSALFLGYLGLVSRDRHVRRLFMYHGAEHKSINTLESGQPLTVENTLRASRIHPRCGTSFAVLVLFLDLVTVTFLPRPASFLWRFLLQTSIVPIIASVGYEYIRLAMRLQKVRALRWLLTPTLAAQYLTTREPEREQVEVALAALYEVLKADGYAAWIPQASLVVPESP encoded by the coding sequence ATGGATAAGGACGCTTGTAGGCTGCCGCCGGAGCTTTTTCGATACGGTGGGCTGGCCGTTCCGGAAGGGGTCATGATGCGGGGTCGTCGTTATTTTGCCATCGCCTGCCGTCTGCCCGACGGCACGATTCTGGTGGACAAAGAGCGGTTGGACTCGCGATGGCTTTATCGGCTTGGCAATGTGAACATCCCCTTCGTCCGCGGCATTTTTGCGTTGCTCGATACGATGACGCTGGGAATTCGATCGTTGCTATTTGCCTCACAGGTTCAGGTGAAGGCAGCGCAAGGCGAGGGGCCGATAGACAAGCCGCAGAGCATCGGTAGCGGTGCCATCCTTGCCACGGCCATTCTCAGCTTCGTCTTTGCCCTTCTGCTTTTCAAAGCGCTACCAACCTACCTCACCCAGTTTTTTGTGCGAGGGCCTCTGTCGTCGGAAAAAGCGCATCTGTTGAACCTATGCGATGGCCTCATTCGTTCGGCGCTCTTTTTAGGCTACTTGGGGCTTGTGTCGCGAGATAGGCATGTTCGGCGGCTTTTTATGTATCATGGGGCGGAGCACAAGTCTATCAATACTCTGGAGTCGGGACAGCCCCTCACGGTGGAAAACACCCTACGCGCTTCCCGCATTCATCCGCGCTGTGGTACGAGCTTTGCGGTGCTGGTGTTGTTTTTAGATCTGGTGACTGTGACCTTCTTGCCACGCCCCGCATCGTTTCTTTGGCGCTTTCTGCTTCAGACAAGCATCGTGCCGATCATCGCGAGCGTTGGGTACGAGTATATCCGTTTAGCAATGCGCCTTCAAAAGGTTCGGGCATTGCGCTGGCTCCTTACGCCCACATTGGCGGCTCAGTATTTAACCACGCGCGAGCCGGAAAGGGAGCAGGTCGAGGTTGCACTAGCCGCTCTTTATGAGGTGTTGAAGGCAGATGGATATGCGGCATGGATACCGCAGGCCTCTCTCGTCGTGCCCGAATCGCCTTGA
- a CDS encoding YqjF family protein, with amino-acid sequence MSIGTTDNDLNRLAPTQRPNERVVMRQRWRHLLFLHWPLSEELLRPYIPPPLSLDTYQGCAYIGLIAFTMQGVRPSWALAIPGLSSFHETNVRTYVHLQGQDPGVWFFSLDASNPLAVLIARALWKLPYFWAVMKVQCTPSGEIEYVSRRIGRSHAFSKLRAHPLDTPSPAQPGTLEHFLLERYVLYTVQNRKVYRGRIHHTPYPMQTAKLVESQESLIASAGLSRPLEEPLVHYAAKVDVEIFPLQHIEVIPPRANFTRPPV; translated from the coding sequence ATGTCCATCGGCACAACTGACAACGACCTCAATCGTCTGGCGCCAACACAGCGCCCAAACGAGCGCGTTGTGATGCGACAACGGTGGCGCCACCTCCTCTTCCTCCACTGGCCTCTCTCAGAAGAGCTTCTACGCCCCTATATCCCTCCTCCGCTCTCGTTAGACACGTACCAAGGGTGCGCCTACATAGGGCTTATCGCCTTTACAATGCAAGGCGTTAGACCCTCTTGGGCTCTTGCAATTCCCGGCCTCTCCTCCTTCCATGAAACCAATGTGCGTACCTACGTCCACCTGCAAGGGCAAGACCCCGGTGTGTGGTTCTTCAGCTTGGATGCCTCCAATCCTCTTGCTGTTCTCATAGCACGTGCCCTCTGGAAGCTGCCTTACTTTTGGGCGGTTATGAAGGTACAATGCACACCGAGTGGAGAGATAGAATACGTCTCACGACGCATAGGCCGCTCACACGCTTTCTCGAAACTTCGCGCCCATCCCCTAGATACGCCCTCGCCGGCGCAGCCAGGCACGCTGGAGCATTTTTTGCTAGAGCGTTATGTTCTCTATACCGTGCAGAATCGGAAAGTCTATCGCGGACGTATTCATCACACCCCCTACCCCATGCAGACGGCAAAGTTAGTGGAGAGCCAAGAAAGCCTCATCGCATCGGCGGGCCTAAGCCGTCCCCTAGAAGAGCCGCTTGTTCACTATGCCGCCAAAGTGGATGTGGAGATATTTCCGTTACAGCACATCGAAGTTATCCCTCCTCGTGCTAATTTCACTCGACCTCCCGTTTAA
- a CDS encoding thiol-disulfide oxidoreductase DCC family protein, producing the protein MRHTILWDGECGFCQRTVEWLLRRDRQHLFEAVPYQTAQDPRLTPELRRACAQAVHVITADGKVLRGARAVLFLLESIGGGKLARWASYPPLVWLLEAAYRFVANHRDIFDRLLFPRQSRTGGCHVHRHN; encoded by the coding sequence GTGCGACATACGATTCTTTGGGACGGCGAGTGCGGCTTCTGTCAAAGAACGGTGGAGTGGCTTTTACGCCGAGATCGCCAACACCTCTTTGAGGCGGTTCCTTACCAAACGGCACAAGATCCTCGCCTAACGCCTGAGCTACGCAGGGCGTGCGCGCAGGCCGTTCACGTCATAACCGCCGACGGCAAGGTCTTACGCGGCGCCCGTGCAGTCCTGTTCCTTCTGGAGTCCATTGGCGGTGGTAAGTTGGCACGCTGGGCCTCCTATCCCCCGCTGGTTTGGCTTCTCGAAGCGGCATATCGTTTCGTTGCGAATCATCGCGATATTTTTGATAGGCTCCTTTTTCCACGCCAAAGCCGCACAGGAGGATGTCATGTCCATCGGCACAACTGA
- a CDS encoding CPBP family intramembrane glutamic endopeptidase, translated as MLTAHTYSAHFAQRVLLSVLLGLLAWRLLARRKATREQIGLNPPPSSQIPYILLWSFGQIIAAEICQILLSALFRALQSVPALASFSQQQLKLTDSMLRNSLHAPLLILLLLIVLPTQLLFFQGWLYRTLRQSRSVLSASLLVALATGLLSLLVQHSLIYAMEHALFFFLLTLLYEKTGSLWAAWIAGSFYGLVAFFLDILRMSSSHVALILFAQTLFEGLLFLLGIVLVRRKYPSLRQAGFKLPTPPLLILLAPWIGFAVFLLGTLLGNVQFQVLHLLFPHASWLSQVQGLADRLFLKLHGWSRLGFVLIGVFLAPIAEETLFRGWLYTTLRNRFGMKHGLVLSSLLFALVHMDPLAILPIFAIGLVLGIVYEKTRSLWMSMIVHGTNNTIAFLLLYFWQASHPIK; from the coding sequence ATGCTTACGGCACACACCTATTCGGCTCACTTTGCTCAGCGCGTGCTGCTGAGCGTTCTCCTTGGCCTGCTGGCATGGAGACTGCTCGCTCGTCGAAAAGCAACGCGGGAGCAGATAGGGCTCAACCCTCCACCGTCTTCGCAAATACCCTACATACTTCTATGGAGCTTTGGCCAGATTATCGCCGCCGAAATTTGCCAGATTCTGCTCTCCGCTCTATTTCGCGCTTTGCAGAGCGTTCCTGCCCTTGCCTCTTTCTCTCAGCAGCAACTAAAACTTACTGACTCCATGCTGAGGAACTCTCTTCACGCTCCGCTACTTATCCTTCTCCTCCTCATCGTCTTGCCAACGCAACTGCTCTTTTTTCAAGGATGGCTTTATCGCACTCTGCGGCAGTCACGAAGCGTCCTGTCGGCAAGCCTGCTAGTAGCCCTCGCGACAGGGCTGCTGTCTCTTCTCGTTCAACACTCCCTCATCTATGCGATGGAGCATGCCCTTTTCTTTTTCCTCCTTACACTCCTCTACGAAAAGACCGGTTCCTTATGGGCGGCTTGGATAGCTGGGAGTTTCTACGGTCTCGTGGCCTTTTTCCTAGACATCTTAAGGATGTCCTCTTCGCATGTAGCCCTTATCCTCTTCGCACAAACCCTCTTCGAAGGGCTGCTCTTCCTCCTTGGTATCGTCCTTGTTCGCAGGAAATACCCCTCCCTCCGACAGGCAGGGTTCAAACTTCCCACTCCTCCTCTATTGATTCTCCTAGCACCCTGGATCGGGTTTGCCGTCTTTCTGCTTGGCACCCTCCTGGGGAACGTTCAGTTTCAAGTGCTGCACCTCCTCTTTCCTCACGCGTCTTGGCTTTCTCAGGTTCAAGGACTAGCAGACAGGTTGTTCTTAAAGCTACACGGCTGGTCACGCTTGGGGTTCGTGCTCATAGGGGTGTTCCTCGCTCCCATCGCGGAGGAGACGCTGTTCCGTGGATGGCTCTACACCACTCTGCGGAACCGCTTTGGGATGAAACATGGCCTTGTTCTCAGTTCGCTTCTTTTTGCCCTCGTTCATATGGACCCACTCGCTATACTTCCTATTTTCGCTATCGGCCTTGTGCTAGGGATTGTCTACGAGAAAACCCGCTCGTTATGGATGAGCATGATAGTTCACGGAACCAACAACACCATCGCCTTTCTCCTCCTCTATTTCTGGCAGGCCTCTCATCCTATAAAATAG
- a CDS encoding ABC transporter ATP-binding protein: protein MPLIECYNLTRYYGNMPAVQDVSLTVEGGEIFGFLGPNGAGKTTTIKLLTGLLRPTAGRCLIGGYDVHRDPIAAKSLLAYIPDNPFLYDKLTGREFLELMADLYRVPRVGRRERIENLLHLFELEDKGNALIGSYSRGMRQKIVLAGALIHDPIVVFLDEPTVGLDPRGARLIQSVLRFLTQRGAAIFISTHSLGIAEQLCHRVAIINKGRLIAQGTIEELKAQSLTAPTDKNAPSLEEIFLQLTGSPDEEELLRYLNK, encoded by the coding sequence ATGCCCCTCATCGAATGTTACAACCTTACCCGCTACTATGGCAATATGCCGGCAGTACAAGACGTTAGCCTAACGGTGGAAGGCGGGGAGATATTTGGGTTTCTCGGCCCGAATGGAGCCGGCAAAACCACCACCATAAAGCTGCTCACTGGCCTCCTGCGCCCAACCGCCGGTCGCTGCCTCATCGGTGGATACGATGTGCACCGCGACCCTATTGCGGCCAAAAGCCTCCTTGCCTATATCCCCGATAACCCCTTCCTCTATGACAAACTTACCGGAAGGGAGTTCCTCGAACTCATGGCCGATCTCTACCGAGTACCGCGGGTTGGACGCAGGGAGCGCATTGAGAATCTCCTACATCTCTTCGAGTTAGAAGATAAAGGGAATGCCCTCATCGGAAGCTATTCGCGCGGAATGCGTCAAAAGATCGTGCTGGCCGGAGCGCTTATTCACGATCCCATTGTCGTCTTTCTCGATGAGCCCACGGTGGGCCTCGACCCTCGCGGCGCTCGGCTCATCCAATCGGTTCTGCGGTTTCTTACCCAACGCGGCGCCGCCATCTTTATCTCCACCCATAGCCTCGGCATTGCGGAACAGCTCTGCCATCGCGTGGCCATCATCAATAAAGGACGCCTAATCGCTCAAGGCACCATAGAGGAGCTAAAGGCGCAATCTCTTACTGCCCCAACCGATAAAAACGCCCCCAGCCTTGAAGAGATATTTCTACAGCTGACAGGGAGCCCAGACGAAGAGGAGCTGCTTCGCTACCTCAACAAATAG
- the prmC gene encoding peptide chain release factor N(5)-glutamine methyltransferase yields MAVSTLDTISAVECQLKAAGIPEARLEAQILLSLATGRPRSHVVADLIDPLSPEQQKRLEELVAARIRRTPLAYLRGTQEFFGLEFIVTPATLIPRPETELLVERGIACLRQTAYPPVFADIGIGSGCIAVSLLKHVPEAFAIGVDIAADALSVARLNARRHQVAERLALVRGDKLSALKPHRFALIVSNPPYIPSAEIGELQPEVRDYEPRHALDGGPDGLTFHRVLVEQARDLLVPNGWLLVEVAWGQAAQVRSLFEANGYSQIEVLRDLASVERAVCGRIAGCLAHTNSPLQQQRYRG; encoded by the coding sequence GTGGCTGTTTCGACCCTAGATACGATAAGTGCGGTAGAGTGCCAGCTTAAGGCGGCGGGCATTCCAGAGGCACGTCTCGAGGCACAGATTCTGCTAAGTCTCGCCACCGGAAGACCTCGTTCTCATGTGGTTGCCGACCTCATAGACCCCCTCTCCCCGGAACAACAAAAACGCCTCGAAGAGCTCGTCGCAGCGCGCATCCGACGTACGCCGTTAGCCTATCTTCGAGGCACCCAGGAGTTTTTTGGGCTGGAGTTTATCGTCACTCCGGCGACATTGATCCCACGTCCGGAGACCGAGCTGCTTGTGGAACGCGGCATCGCCTGCCTACGCCAGACCGCTTATCCTCCCGTATTTGCCGATATCGGGATCGGAAGCGGCTGTATTGCCGTTAGCCTTTTGAAACATGTTCCTGAAGCGTTCGCCATCGGCGTAGATATAGCGGCCGATGCGCTCTCGGTGGCACGCCTTAATGCTCGGCGCCATCAGGTAGCCGAACGTTTAGCGCTCGTACGTGGTGACAAGCTTTCTGCGCTCAAACCGCACCGCTTTGCTCTCATCGTTTCCAACCCTCCCTACATTCCCTCTGCAGAGATCGGTGAGCTGCAGCCGGAGGTACGTGACTACGAGCCGCGCCATGCGTTGGATGGGGGGCCGGATGGGCTCACTTTTCATCGCGTGCTTGTGGAACAGGCTCGAGACCTGCTCGTTCCTAACGGCTGGCTCCTTGTGGAAGTCGCCTGGGGGCAAGCCGCGCAAGTTCGGTCGCTTTTTGAAGCGAATGGCTACTCCCAAATTGAGGTTCTCCGCGATCTCGCCTCCGTGGAGCGCGCCGTGTGCGGGCGGATAGCGGGCTGTTTAGCCCACACAAACTCCCCTCTACAGCAGCAGAGGTATCGAGGCTAA
- the prfA gene encoding peptide chain release factor 1: MLLEQARNRLEELDKRYQELTDQINDPEFSVDYQRYMTARKAQSEIEDVVLAYRQYKRVEQDVADAKEMLKTAEGEERSFYQEELEKAERKQEELAHQIRLLLLPKDPNDERNVIVEIRPAAGGEEAKLFAAELLRMYMRYAERRKWKVDILSLQETGLGGVQEAVFEIQGKGAYSQLKYEGGVHRVQRVPVTESNGRLQTSTVTVAVLPEAEEVDVELNEDDIIEEVYHSSSAGGQNVQKVATAIRLIHKPTGIVVTCQDERSQLQNRIKARNVLRTRLYEIQRRQQQEERTGARRSQVGTGERSEKIRTYHFPDGRVTDHRIGLTIYNISAVMDGDIQPFIDALITADQAERLKEVAEGNEPAAAKVATARMKS; the protein is encoded by the coding sequence GTGTTGTTAGAACAAGCAAGAAATAGATTAGAAGAGCTAGATAAGCGCTATCAAGAGCTGACAGACCAGATCAACGATCCAGAATTCAGCGTTGACTACCAACGCTACATGACGGCCAGAAAGGCACAAAGCGAGATCGAGGACGTCGTTTTAGCCTATCGGCAGTACAAGCGCGTCGAGCAAGACGTTGCCGACGCGAAAGAGATGTTGAAGACCGCCGAAGGCGAAGAGCGCAGCTTCTATCAAGAGGAGCTCGAAAAGGCCGAGCGGAAACAGGAGGAGCTCGCGCATCAGATACGCCTCCTGCTTTTGCCCAAAGACCCCAATGACGAACGTAACGTCATCGTCGAGATTCGTCCAGCAGCCGGTGGGGAGGAGGCAAAACTTTTTGCCGCCGAGCTTTTGCGCATGTACATGCGTTATGCGGAACGACGCAAATGGAAGGTAGATATCCTCTCCTTGCAAGAGACCGGACTTGGCGGAGTGCAGGAGGCCGTCTTCGAGATACAGGGTAAAGGTGCCTATAGTCAGCTGAAATATGAAGGCGGCGTCCATCGGGTACAGCGCGTGCCCGTCACCGAGTCGAACGGCCGCCTCCAAACCTCTACCGTTACCGTGGCCGTGTTGCCAGAGGCCGAGGAGGTGGACGTGGAACTGAACGAAGACGACATCATCGAGGAGGTATACCACTCCTCCAGCGCCGGCGGGCAAAATGTACAGAAGGTGGCCACTGCCATCCGTCTCATTCATAAACCTACCGGCATCGTCGTTACCTGCCAGGATGAACGGAGCCAACTCCAAAACCGAATTAAAGCCCGCAATGTGCTGCGAACACGTCTGTATGAGATTCAACGTCGTCAGCAGCAAGAGGAGCGCACCGGCGCACGACGCTCGCAAGTGGGAACCGGTGAGCGCTCTGAAAAGATTCGCACCTACCATTTTCCCGACGGCCGCGTGACCGACCATCGTATCGGCCTTACCATCTACAACATCTCTGCCGTTATGGATGGAGATATTCAGCCGTTCATAGATGCCCTTATCACAGCCGACCAGGCCGAACGCTTGAAAGAGGTCGCAGAAGGCAACGAGCCCGCCGCAGCGAAAGTGGCAACAGCGCGCATGAAATCGTAA
- a CDS encoding nucleotidyltransferase domain-containing protein, with product MAIPESQLESWSSKGADTTAKQTHESIRKALQQYERLKSKDFEVYLQGSYKNDTNIRGNSDVDIVVQLNSTFRDNLSEEQKGGFSSTDATYGWNEFRSDVLMALRDYYAEPLCYRLLGLLLEGRFRDWDKVREGRKCLKVQTQYLPADAVVCIQYRKYPPSPRDPDKYTEGMTFYVQSENRWVINYPKLHYENGVRKNKNTNGLYKPTIRLFKNARTHLIKRGNIAADIAPSYFLECLLYNVPDDKFDESLQKTFCNVVNWLHHWLSQANLSQFVCQNEQLPLFGNSPEQWSADKARQFVRQMIDLWKNWS from the coding sequence ATGGCTATTCCTGAATCGCAATTAGAAAGTTGGTCTAGTAAAGGCGCGGATACTACCGCGAAGCAAACCCATGAGTCTATCCGTAAAGCTCTACAACAATATGAACGCTTAAAGAGCAAGGACTTCGAAGTTTATCTTCAAGGTTCCTACAAGAATGACACCAACATACGGGGTAACAGCGATGTTGATATCGTTGTGCAGTTGAATAGCACATTTCGTGACAACCTGAGCGAAGAGCAGAAAGGAGGCTTCAGCTCTACCGATGCCACCTACGGTTGGAACGAGTTCAGATCAGATGTGCTAATGGCATTGCGCGACTACTATGCGGAGCCGCTCTGCTACCGCCTGCTTGGTCTCCTCCTCGAAGGCCGCTTCCGCGACTGGGATAAGGTGCGCGAAGGACGGAAGTGTCTGAAAGTTCAAACACAGTATCTACCAGCAGATGCTGTGGTGTGCATCCAATATCGTAAGTATCCACCGTCTCCCCGCGACCCAGATAAGTATACGGAAGGTATGACTTTCTATGTGCAAAGCGAAAATCGATGGGTCATCAACTATCCTAAGCTGCATTATGAGAACGGCGTCAGAAAGAACAAAAATACAAATGGCCTATACAAGCCAACCATCCGACTTTTCAAGAACGCACGCACTCACCTTATCAAACGGGGGAATATCGCGGCAGACATAGCACCATCCTATTTCTTAGAATGTCTGCTTTACAATGTGCCGGACGATAAGTTTGACGAATCTTTGCAGAAAACTTTCTGCAATGTGGTAAATTGGCTTCATCATTGGCTTTCTCAAGCGAACCTTAGCCAATTTGTGTGTCAGAATGAACAACTGCCCTTGTTCGGTAACTCTCCCGAACAGTGGTCCGCGGATAAGGCTCGCCAGTTTGTGAGGCAAATGATTGATCTCTGGAAAAATTGGAGCTGA
- a CDS encoding EscU/YscU/HrcU family type III secretion system export apparatus switch protein translates to MSRRERANHSLEPTALRAAAQLGAVRAVALKYEPEQMNAPVVVAKGQDLLALKIRQLAQEHDVPIVENPPLARTLYRQVPLEAEIPPDLYAAVAEVMAFVYRINEERRQRRLAHPR, encoded by the coding sequence ATGTCAAGGCGAGAGCGGGCTAACCACTCGCTGGAGCCGACCGCCCTCCGGGCGGCAGCTCAGCTCGGTGCCGTTAGGGCCGTCGCACTGAAATACGAGCCAGAACAAATGAATGCGCCGGTCGTCGTGGCAAAAGGACAAGACCTTCTCGCCCTTAAAATCCGTCAGCTCGCCCAGGAACACGATGTCCCCATCGTTGAGAACCCGCCGCTTGCCCGTACCCTCTATCGCCAAGTGCCCCTCGAAGCCGAGATCCCACCCGATCTCTACGCGGCCGTCGCCGAGGTCATGGCTTTCGTCTATCGCATCAACGAAGAACGCCGCCAAAGAAGACTTGCCCACCCCAGATAA
- a CDS encoding DEAD/DEAH box helicase family protein has product MLVDNPILTSPFEEPTRYWAYEEGQPILKEGRRAAGYYLKARTRGPQLALLEEEFVPLELVNTLRERVKGWRERGYPGVTPITRQLLNHWNNPERERKLFFCQREAAEALVWLVEASPAEKQGIVVPKDDELTRYACKMATGSGKTVVMGMVIAWQVLNKLANPQDRRFCDAVLIVCPNLTIKERLQVLLPWKPGNYYEKFDLVPPGMLERLQQGKFQITNWHLFQPKDDSRSKSVVQRGPESDAAFCRRVLKELGSKQNILVINDEAHHAYRPAPLPDELRQQLSPEEIAEREEATLWVSGLDRIHAERGINFCADFSATPFYIKGSGYEEGAPFPWVVSDFGLVDAIESGIVKVPRVPVDDNTGELIPRYFRLWEWINSQLPASERQTVRRRAKPESVLREAQDALATLASEWKRTFEEFRKADSPVPPVLIVVCDNTDLAKLVHEHIAKGNVLAELENRDGQPEVTFRIDTKLLAEAEAAVEGETKQEAAERLRKVVDTVGKTEWEGDGEPPGKPIRCIVSVGMLNEGWDAQNVTQILGLRAFTSQLLCEQVVGRGLRRLNYDDFTEPEYVDVYGVPFEVIPVKKKAVSRTEVPKVSTLVRALPERKHLEITFPRVEGYVFDVRSRLRVDWDGVPYLVISPTKAPTEVMVKPAVGYRLGRPDRLGPGPEVLHDRNPFHREKRLQATVYELAAEITGRLKEKRQDCAARHVLFPQVLRIVWEYLEKRVVLEEDTVLEEVALLKYRQQIVERLMEAIEPDVEAGEPPLLPVIERFRPIGSTSEVLFRTVRPTVGTTKSHISHVVLDAPKWEHTVAFQLERMPEVISYARNDHLDFTISYEWQGVRHEYRPDYLIRLRQPGDSELKVILEVKGLETEQDRQKEAAARRWVIAVNHHRELGQWAFAVCREPARLQGILRDVKARAG; this is encoded by the coding sequence ATGCTCGTTGACAACCCCATCCTCACCTCTCCCTTTGAAGAGCCCACGCGCTACTGGGCTTACGAAGAGGGGCAGCCGATCCTGAAGGAGGGACGGAGGGCGGCGGGCTACTACCTCAAGGCCCGCACTCGCGGCCCGCAGCTGGCGCTCCTGGAAGAGGAATTCGTGCCACTGGAGCTGGTCAACACCCTCCGCGAGCGGGTCAAAGGGTGGCGGGAACGAGGATATCCCGGCGTCACGCCGATCACGCGGCAACTCTTGAACCATTGGAACAACCCTGAGCGGGAGCGAAAACTCTTCTTCTGCCAGCGAGAAGCAGCCGAGGCGCTCGTCTGGCTGGTGGAGGCATCTCCGGCCGAGAAGCAAGGCATTGTGGTCCCCAAGGACGACGAGCTTACCCGCTACGCCTGCAAGATGGCCACCGGCTCGGGCAAAACCGTCGTCATGGGAATGGTCATCGCCTGGCAGGTGCTGAATAAACTCGCCAACCCTCAGGACCGGCGCTTCTGCGACGCCGTGCTGATCGTCTGTCCCAACCTGACCATCAAAGAACGCCTGCAGGTGCTTCTGCCCTGGAAACCTGGCAACTACTACGAGAAGTTTGACCTGGTGCCCCCGGGGATGCTGGAGCGACTCCAGCAGGGCAAATTCCAGATCACGAACTGGCACCTCTTCCAGCCCAAAGATGACAGCCGCTCCAAGAGCGTGGTCCAACGCGGTCCGGAGAGCGATGCTGCCTTCTGCCGCCGCGTGCTCAAGGAACTGGGTAGCAAGCAGAACATTTTGGTCATCAACGACGAGGCGCATCACGCCTACCGTCCCGCACCCTTGCCGGATGAGTTGCGGCAACAGCTTTCCCCAGAAGAGATCGCCGAGCGGGAAGAGGCGACCCTCTGGGTCAGCGGCCTGGATCGCATCCATGCCGAACGTGGAATTAACTTCTGCGCTGACTTCTCCGCTACGCCCTTTTACATCAAGGGAAGCGGCTATGAGGAAGGGGCTCCCTTCCCCTGGGTGGTCTCGGACTTCGGTTTGGTAGATGCCATTGAAAGCGGGATCGTCAAGGTCCCGCGGGTGCCCGTGGATGACAATACCGGGGAGCTCATTCCGAGATACTTCCGCCTCTGGGAGTGGATCAACAGCCAGCTTCCGGCTTCGGAGCGCCAGACCGTGCGGCGACGGGCCAAGCCGGAGTCGGTTCTCCGGGAGGCCCAGGATGCCCTCGCCACCCTGGCCTCTGAGTGGAAGCGGACCTTCGAGGAGTTCCGGAAGGCGGACTCCCCGGTTCCGCCCGTTCTCATCGTTGTCTGTGACAACACCGACCTGGCCAAGCTGGTTCACGAGCACATTGCCAAGGGGAACGTGCTTGCGGAGCTGGAGAACCGAGACGGCCAACCGGAAGTGACCTTCCGCATCGACACCAAGCTCCTTGCGGAGGCGGAAGCGGCCGTCGAGGGGGAGACCAAGCAGGAGGCAGCGGAGCGGCTCCGCAAGGTCGTGGACACGGTGGGCAAGACCGAATGGGAGGGGGATGGGGAGCCGCCGGGCAAGCCTATCCGTTGTATTGTCTCTGTCGGGATGCTCAACGAGGGCTGGGACGCCCAGAACGTCACCCAGATCCTGGGGCTTCGGGCTTTCACTTCTCAGCTCCTCTGCGAGCAGGTGGTGGGGCGGGGGCTGCGGCGGCTCAACTACGACGACTTCACCGAGCCCGAATACGTGGACGTCTACGGCGTCCCCTTCGAGGTCATCCCCGTTAAGAAAAAGGCCGTAAGCCGCACCGAGGTGCCGAAGGTCTCCACCCTGGTGCGGGCCCTGCCGGAGCGGAAGCACCTGGAGATCACTTTCCCCCGCGTGGAGGGGTATGTCTTTGATGTGCGGAGCCGCCTCCGGGTGGACTGGGACGGCGTCCCCTATCTCGTGATCAGCCCGACGAAGGCGCCCACGGAGGTCATGGTCAAGCCAGCGGTGGGATACCGCCTCGGCCGGCCCGACCGCCTCGGCCCCGGGCCGGAGGTCCTGCACGACCGTAACCCCTTCCACCGGGAGAAGCGGCTTCAGGCCACGGTCTACGAGCTCGCCGCCGAGATCACCGGTCGCCTCAAGGAGAAGCGGCAAGATTGCGCCGCCCGCCACGTGCTCTTTCCCCAGGTGCTGCGCATCGTCTGGGAGTACCTGGAGAAGCGGGTGGTTTTGGAGGAGGACACCGTGCTGGAAGAGGTGGCCCTGCTTAAGTACCGGCAGCAGATCGTGGAACGGCTGATGGAAGCCATTGAGCCCGATGTGGAGGCGGGCGAGCCGCCTCTCCTGCCTGTCATCGAACGCTTTCGTCCGATCGGTTCTACCTCCGAGGTCCTCTTCCGCACGGTGCGCCCCACCGTTGGCACAACGAAAAGCCATATCAGCCATGTCGTGCTGGACGCGCCCAAGTGGGAACACACGGTGGCTTTTCAGTTAGAGCGGATGCCAGAGGTCATCAGCTATGCACGGAATGACCATCTGGATTTCACCATCTCCTACGAATGGCAGGGAGTTCGGCACGAATATCGTCCCGATTACCTGATTCGTCTCCGCCAACCGGGGGATAGTGAACTTAAGGTCATTCTGGAAGTGAAGGGTCTTGAAACAGAGCAGGATCGCCAGAAGGAAGCGGCGGCAAGACGCTGGGTTATAGCCGTTAATCACCATCGGGAACTTGGACAGTGGGCCTTCGCGGTGTGCAGAGAACCGGCAAGGCTACAGGGTATTTTGAGGGATGTCAAGGCGAGAGCGGGCTAA